The Persephonella atlantica region CTCCTTTTAAGGTTTTTTTAACATATCCTGAACAAACTTAGGGAGTGCAAAAAGACAATCAAATATTTTATCACAGAAATATCTCGTTTCCAATCTGTCTATACGGCTTTTATTCACAGAAGCAGATGACACATCAACATAATCTGATGCTATCGTAAAACTCCACATACCTGAAGGGTATGTAGGAACATAAGCAAGATAAACACCTACATTCCTGAAAACCTTTGTTATCTGCGAGTATGCCTTTTTAAAGTAATTTTCCTGAAGAACAGGTGACTCTGTCTGTGCCACCATTATTCCATCTTTTCTTAAAGATTGTTTCACTTTTTTGTAGAAATCTTCACTAAACAGAACCTCAGAAGCACCTACCGGGTCTGAAGAGTCCATAATTATCACATCGTAATAATCTTTTTTTTCTTCTAAAAACCTGTTGCCATCTTCTATAAATATCTTTACTCTCGGATCTTTCAACTTACCTGCTATAGATGGGAAATATTTTTCAGAAACAATAATAACTTCTTCATCTATTTCACACAGGTGGACTTCTTTGACAGTTTCATGCTTTAGAACTTCTCTTACTGTTCCTCCATCTCCTCCACCTATGACCAGAACTCTTTCAGGTTTTTTGTGCATAAGCATTGCAGGGTGGGCAAGCATTTCGTGGTATATAAACTCATCTTTTTCCGTTGTTTGTATTAATCCATCAAGAACTAACATCTTTCCAAATTCCGGCGTGTCTAAAATTAGAATCTCCTGATATTTTGACTGTATCCTTTTAACTTCTGTTGCCCTTACTGTAAGTCCAACATTTTCTGTCCAGTGTTCTGTAAACCAGAGCATATATCTCCTCCTACGGTCTTACTATTACACATCTATAACCTTTTGGTACGTATTTTTTCCACACATTGTATATATCATGTTTAGAAACTTTATTAATCTCTTCTGGATATAAACTGTCCATCTGATAGCCTAAACCTATTGTCTCAAACCAGCCTAAATACCATGCCTGTTTGGCTCTCGTTTGATGTTCAAGAAGAAAATGTCCTATTATCTTTTCTTTTGCTGTTTTCAGTTCTTCGTCAGTTATTCCTTTTTCAATACTTCTCACAACCTTTACTATACCTTTTACAGACTCTTCTGTTTTTTCTGGAGCTGTTCCTATGTAGGCTATAAATCTTCCCATATTTATCCGTGTGGGAAAAAATGAGCCTACTGCATAGGCAAGTCCCCTTTTTTCCCTGAGCTCCTGAAACAGTCTTGATGTAAATCCACTTCCTAAAATTCCATTAAGAACCTTCATACTGAAGTAATCTTTTGAACCTGCCTCTGGAGCGTCGTATGCAACAAGTATCGTTGACTGGGCACCTTCTCTTTTTACAGTTTTACACTTTTTACCTGTGATGGTATAGGAATAAATGGGAAATCTGTAATCTGACCTTTTTAATGCTCCAAATACTTTCTTTATATAAACTTCTGCATCTTTATATGAGAGGTCTCCCACTAATGCAACAACAAATCTTCCTCCTTTAAGCAGTTCTTTCCATCTTTTCCTGACATCCTTTACAGTTATTGAGTTTACGTCATCTTCTGTTCCAAGAGGAGAGTACTGATAGGGAGTCCCTCTGTACATCTCTTTCCTCAGCTGGTCAAAGGCATAGGAAAATCCTTCTTCCCTTTTTGCCTTTATCTGAGCAATTACATTTCTTTTTTCCATCTCTAATTTTTCTTCAGGAAACAGAGGATTAAACATCATATCTTTTATTACTTTCATTCCCTTTTGAAAGTCTTCTGTCCTGAGGGCAAACTCAATGGTTGAGTATTCTTCTCCTACAGAGGTAGATATATAACCTCCACTATCTTCAAATACTTTATTAATCTCATATGCAGAAAAATTTTTTGAACCTTTAAGCAGAAGGGAAAGGGTAAGATTTGTCAGTCCCTTTTTTCCCTCAGGATCCTCAAAAGAACCACCTTTAATAAACACAGCCCCTGCGATAATCCCTTCGCCTTCCGTTTCTTTAAAAATTACCGTAACACCATTACTCAAAACATTTTTAATCACACTTTCTCCCCCTGAAGAAGGATGAAAAAAAAGTAGTAGAAAAAATACGGCTTGAAAACTCAACAATTTAAGATAACTTTTATTCACCATAAAACCTTCATCATTTGTGATAATATTTATTTTAAATCAAAAAATATAAAAAGAGGTGCTGAAGTTGTTTGAACTGTTGACAGAAAAATTCAGCAGTGTTGTTGAAAAACTCAGAAAGGCCAAAAGGCTTGATGAAAAAACTATAGAAGAAGCCCTTAAGGATATAAGAAGGGCACTGTTAGAAGCAGATGTTAACATTGAAGTGGTAAAACAGTTTTTAAACGATGTTAAACAGAAATTAGTCGGTCAGGAGCTTATAAAAGGTCTCTCAGCAGGAGAGACAGTAATAAAACTGATATACGATGAGCTCCTGAATATCTTAGGTGAAGAATCTCCTCTAAGTCGTTCTGAAAAACCTCCAACAGTAATTATGCTTGTAGGACTTCAGGGAACAGGTAAAACAACAACAGCAGGTAAACTTGCAAAATGGCTAAAATCAAAAGGTTATGCTGTAGGTGTAGTTTCAACAGACGTAAGAAGACCTGCCGCAGGAAAACAGCTGTGCACCCTTGCACAGACAATAGATGTTCCATGCTTCATTGATGAGGAAGAAAAAGATGCAGTTAAGCTGACAGAAAAGGTTATCCGGAAAGCAAGGGATGCAGGTCTCTCCCATATCATACTAGACACAGCTGGTAGACTCCACATTGATGAAGAGCTTATGGAAGAACTTGTAAAGATAAAAGAAAAAGTGAACCCTGCAGAGGTACTGTATGTTGCAGATGCAATGCAGGGACAGGATGCCATAAATACAGCAGAAGAGTTCCACAAAAGAGTTGGACTGACAGGAGTAATACTGACAAAGTTAGATGGTGATGCAAAGGGTGGTATAGCACTGTCTGTAAGAAAAGTAATAGGTGTTCCAATAAAGTTTATAGGTGTTGGTGAGAAGATAGAGGATTTTGAGCAGTTCCACCCAGACAGAATAGCCCAGAGAATCCTTGGCCTTGGAGATATTCAGACATTAATGGAAAAAATGCAGGCTGCTGTTGATGAAGAAAAAGCCCAGGAGATGGCAAAAAGGGTTATGAATGCAGAGTTTACCCTTGACGACCTGAAAGAACAGCTCCAGATGATAAGGAATTTAGGTCCTTTAGAAAACATTTTAAAAATGATACCGGGAGTGGGCTCAAAGATAAAAGATTTAAAAGTAGATGAAAAACAGTTTATAAAGATAGAAGCCATAATAAACTCTATGACTCCTGAAGAAAGAGCTAATCCACACATAATAAACGGAAGTAGAAAAAGAAGAATAGCCAGAGGTAGCGGAACAACAATAGTTGATGTTAACAGACTGCTGAAACAGTATAAAGAGATGAAAAAAATGATGAAAAAAATGAAAAAATCTGGTAAAATGAAACTTCCCTTTAATATGCCTAATTTACCATTTTAAAAATAGGAGGTAGTAAAAACTTGGTAAGAATTAGACTTTCAAGAGCAGGAAGAAAGAAACATCCCGTTTACAGAATGGTTGTTATGGACAGCAGAGCTCCAAGGGAATCTAAATATATTGATTACATAGGAACATACGACCCTATTTTAAAAACAGGAAACATTAATGTGGAAAAAGCTAAAGAATGGCTTGCAAAAGGAGCACAACCTACAGAAAGGGCTCTCAAAATTTTAAAACAGTTTGGATTGGAAGAACAAACATCAAAAGCAGAATAAGCAGAAACTGAAAACCAAAAACGGAGGGAAAGTCAGATGAGCAAATTACAGGAACTGGTTGAGTTCGTGGCAAAATCACTTGTTGACCATCCAGAAAAGGTGGAAGTGAAAGAGATCGAAGGGGAAAAAACTACCGTTATTGAGCTAAAAGTAGCTCCTGAAGACCTTGGAAAAGTTATTGGAAGGCAGGGAAGAACTGCAAGAGCAGTAAGAACACTTTTAGCAGCAGTTGCAAGAAAACAAAACAAAAGAGCAGTATTAGAAATATTAGAATAAATAGTATGGGGAGATTTTGCTCCCCATTTATCTGATACATTTTCTGACGTAATCAGCATTCTTCAAACGTATATTTATCTCCCTTCCTTCATCTTCTGTTATAAAAAAATCAAGAATTAATATAGGAGTGTTCTCTATTTCATACATACTTTCATCAGGCCATTCAACAATAACAAGCCCATTATCTAAAACATCAGAGAGATCAAACTGCTTGACTCTGTAAAGGTCAATATGATAAATGGGAAATCTATCTGTCTCATATACATTCATAATGGAAAACGTTGGAGAATTTACATCTTCACCAGCTTCAGAGTCTATAGAAGAAACAAGAAATTTAGTAAATGTTGTCTTACCTGAGCCTAAATCACCTGTTAGAAGAATAAGCTCATTTCCTTTTAAACAGGAAGATAGAGTTGAAGCAAACTGTTTTAGCTGATCAGGGGATTTTATTTTTATGCGTTTTTCAAACATACATCATATTTTATCACAAGAGCCCCTTCCGGGGCTCCATAATTAATCGTGTATTTTCAGTTTAGGTTTTGGTGTGTCTTTTGATGATGCAGGCAGGACAGGTACTGTTCTTGCAGATTCTGGAATTTCTCCTGTTAAGGATTTGAGAAATGCAACAATCTTGTCTATTTCATCATGGGACAGTTTTATACCAAGCTGTGTTTCTCCCATTATCCTTACAGCTTCTTTTAAATCCCATACAGATCCATCATGGAAGTATGGATACGTCATAGCGATATTTCTAAGAGATGGAACTTTAAATACATACTTATCTTCCTCTTTTTTGGTTACCTTGTATTTACCCATATCTGGTGTTGGATACGGTTTTACTATGCCAAACTTTGCAAACATCTCTCCACCAACAGCAACACCGTTATGACAGCTTGCACATCCTTTGTCTATAAACAGTCTTAATCCTTCTTTCTCTTTTTTGGTAAGAGCATTTGTATCGCCTTTAAGGAACTTATCAAATCTTGATGGGGTTACAAGTGTCCTTTCAAATGCAGCTATTGCTTTAGCAACATTATCGTATGTGATTGGGTCATTTCCACCAAACACCTTCTTGAACTCTTTAACGTATCCAGGTATAGTTTTCAGCTTTAAAACTACAAATTCAGGATTTGGCATTGCCATCTCAACATGGGCAAGTATTGGACCCTTTGCCTGATCTTCAAGAGTTTTAGCCCTTCCATCCCAGAACTGGGCAATATGGAATCCAGCATTCAGCACTGTAGGAGAGTTTCTTCCTCCTGTTTTAAACTCATGACCTAAAGCTGTTGGGACATTATCAACACCAAATGTGGCAAGGTTATGACATGTATTACAGCTAATAACACCACTGAGGGAAAGTCTCGGATCGTAATACAGCTTTTTCCCCAATTCTACTTTTTCAGCTGTTGTAGGATTGTCCTTAGGTGCTGGAATTTCCTTTGGGAGAGGTTTAAAGTAGTTTTTAGCTTTGTTTAACAGGTCTGTATCAGATGCAACTGCCGAAACAGAAGCCACAGCCACAGACAGTAAAGCAAATTTCAAGATTCTCATTGCAAGCCTCCTTTAATGATAATTATTACTGATAATTATAAAGAGGCTTTACGGCTATGTCAATATGATATTCATCATCAAGCTATTAATCCTCTGGCTGGTCGTACTCGAATTCTATTTCTTGCTTCGGAATAACTGTAGTTATAGCATGCTTATAGATAAGAACCTGTCTGGGACCCTCTTTTATGAGAATAGTAAACGGATCAAAATATCTGATTTTCCCTTCAAGTTTTACACCGTTAACAAGATAGATGTTTACCCTTACCTTCGCCTTCCTTATTGCATTGAGGAACTGTTCCTGCAGTCTTCCTTTTTTCTTTGCCATTTTTCCACCTCTTTTAGTGTATTACTGCTCTATATAATCTATCTGCTAATTTCTGTATATCTTTATATTTTACTAACTTTGTCTTCCACCGTGCAGGAATACTTTCCTCACCATTGTAAGCCCCTGCAAAGGCTCCCGTTATTAATCCAATTGCATCAGTATCACCGCCGTAATTTCCGTAGGAGTTTACAGCATTTATTACAGCAGTTTCTGTATCTTCTGGAGTTTTCAAGAATATAAATAGAGCCTGAGATACAGCTTCCAATGCATAGGAGCCGTTTCCTATCTCATCAATTGCATCTTCATAAGATGCATCTTTCTCTATAAGGGCTTTTACCCTATCAAGATAAAACTTTGATTCCTCTCTCTGCACAAATGTCTTTAAAAGCTCAATAAAGTATCCGTACTCTTCATCAAGATAAAATCTTCCCTGAAGCAATTCTCCTATAGCAACAGCAAGAATAGATGCTGAATCCAGAGCTATCTCGTTTCTATGGGTTAGCATAACAACAGCTTTTGTTCCCTCTACTGCCAGAATAGGATTCGTATAGTGATACATGCCTACAGGTATAGCTGGAAGGACTCCTTCAACAGAAGAACCTCCTCTGCTAATTTCTCTTCCCTCTTTTAATGCCTCAATTCCCACTAAGAACGAAGGGTCAACATAGCTGTGGGTTTCTTCCCTTTCATACCAGTCTATGTATCTTTCAATAATGTCCCTTATGTCTAATCTTCTTTTTTCAGCAAGGGACTGGGCAACCATCTCAACAATCTCAAACTCACTGGAATTTTCTCCCTTTTTTAGAAAGGAAGCAGGTGAAGCCGGATGAGGTTCGCATAATTCCGTTATTTTATCACCGTAGTGTAGTATAATCTCATCCATTGGGAGTTCTTCCACACACATACCCATTGAGTCTCCAACAGCAGCTCCAACAAGGACGCCTCTGAATCTGTTTTTCATCAGACCTAATCTCCTTCAGGTCTAAGTGTTGGGAACAGTATGACCTCTCTAATAGATGAGCTGTCTGTTAGCATCATAACAAGTCTGTCAATACCTATACCCTCCCCACCTGTTGGTGGAAGACCATACTCAAGAGCCATCAGGAAGTTTTCATCTATATCCATTGCCTCTTCATCACCTGCTGCCTTCTCTTTTAACTGCTGTAAAAATCTTTCTCTCTGGTCTTCTGGGTCGTTCAATTCTGTATATGCGTTGGCAATTTCCTGCTTGTTAACAATAAGCTCAAATCTTTCAACAAGGTCCGGGTCATCCCTGTGGGTTTTTGCAAGTGGAGAGAGTATTTTGGGAAAATCTGTAACAAATGTTGGCTGGATAAGGTCTTCTTCTATAAAGTGTTCAAACAGTTTATCAAGGAGTTTCAGATGTGTCAGGGTTTCAGCTTTTGGTATTCCTACTTCTTTTGCAAACTCTCTCGCACTATTTTCATCAAGGAAAAACTGTTTGTCCTTACCTGTTTTTTCTTTCAGTGCATCAAAAAACGGTAGTCTTCTGAATGGTTTTGAAAAGTCAAGCTCTACCCCTTCCCATGTTATCTTTAAAGTTCCTACAGTATCAAGGAGTATTTTCCTCATAAGCTCTTCTGTAAGCTCCATAAGGTCATAGTAATCCATATATGCAGCATAAAACTCAACCATTGTAAATTCTGGGTTGTGTGTTGTATCTATCCCTTCATTTCTGAAATTCCTTCCTATCTCATAAACCCTGTTAAACCCTCCAACAACAAGCATCTTCAGGTATAGCTCTGGGGCTATTCTGAGATACATATCCATGTCTAAAGCATTATGATGGGTAATAAATGGCCTTGCCATTGCACCAGAAGCAACAGACTGAAGAATTGGAGTTTCCACTTCCATAAAACCTTTTGACTCTAAAAATTCCCTCAGGCTTTTTATAGCTTTTGAACGGATTTTGAAAATCTCACGAGCTTTCGGGTTTGCTATAAGATCTATATACCTGTGTCTGTATCTCAGTTCAACATCTTTCAGACCGTGCCATTTTTCAGGTAATGCCCTTAGGGATTTAGCAAGGAGTTGAAAGTCTTTTACCTCAACAGTTAGTTCACCAGTCATGGTTCTGAAAAGTTCCCCCTTAACACCAACGATATCTCCAACGTCAAGTAACTCCATAGCCTGATTGTATTTTTCTTCCCCAAGCGTATCTTTTCTGAAGTAAATCTGTAGTTTCCCATCTGCGTCCTGTAGGTGTCCAAAAGCTGCTTTACCCTGGTCTCTCAGGGCAATCAGCCTTCCTGCCACTGATACACTCTCCCTCTGCGGGTCTATATCAAATCTGCTTTTTATCTGATAAACAGGTTCCCCCTCTTCAGATAATTTTTCTGCAAGAAGGGTGAGTTTACCATCTATCCTTTTTAGAATTCCTTCAAAAGTTATCTCCATATTTGGGGAGAATCTTCCTGCAGATTGAGGAATAATGACCTGTATCTCTACAGGTTCAGATAGGTCAGATAATCTTATTATGTATTTATCTTCTCTTTTTGAAACCCTTTTTATTTTTCCTTTTATTCTAAATTTTTCCTCAGGAACAGGTCTTTCATATTTTTTTCTTACACTATCAAGTGTTTCTGTAACCTCAAACTTATGAGGATATGGGTTAACACCTTCCTTTTTTAACATTTGTACTAATTTTTTTCTGCTCTCAATAACTTCTTCAGGCATTTATTACCTCCAAAAAGGATTAGAAACTATAATTATAATACAAACTACTCCCCACTACTGAAATACTTACCGTATCTATATCTAAATTCTCTGAACGTTAGTCCTAATATGTCAGCAGCTTTCGTTTTATTTCCTTCAGATACTTCCAGTGCCTTTTCTATAAGGGCTCTCTCTATATTTGAAAGCACTTTTTTTAGCTCTATACCTTCATCTGGAAATATCTTTACTGTAAACTTCTCTTCCGGATCATCTATATATATGGAGTTCATATTTGTTGAGCTAACAAATGGGATATTAAGTTCTTCTCCCTCTGACAGTATAACAGCTTTCTCAAGAATGTTTTTTAACTCTCTGATATTCCCTTTAAAATCGTAATGCATAAGGTAATTCAGAAATTCCGGTGAGATTTTTTTAATGTCTTTTTTATATTTGTTCTTTAGCTGTTTTAAAATGCTTTCTACAAGCAATGGAATATCTTCCCTCCTTTCTTTCAGGGAAGGCATTTTTATCGTAATGGTGGAAAGCCTGTAATACAAATCTTCTCTAAAACTTCCTTCATTTATCTCCTCTTCTAAATTCCTGTTTGTTGCAGATATTATCCTGACATCAACATCTATCTCCTTAACGCTCCCAAGAGGTCTTATCTTTCTGGTTTCTATAAATCTCAGCAGTTTTGCCTGTAAAGAAATAGGCATCTCCCCAATTTCATCAAGAAACAGAGTTCCTCCGTTTGCCTCTTCTATAAGTCCTTTCTTGTCTGATGTTGCTCCTGTAAATGCTCCCTTTCTGTAGCCAAATAGCTCTGACTCAAGCAGTTCTTCTGGTAGAGATGCACAGTTTATAGCAACAAAAGGCCTGTCTGCTCTGTTGCTCAGTTTGTGTATTGTCTTTGCCACAATTTCTTTACCTGTTCCGCTCTCTCCAACAATGAGAACATTAATATCGTACGGTGCTATTTTTTCAACAGTTTCCTTCACTATCTTTATAGCAGGAGATTTACCTATCAGTTCCTCAAACTTTTCATCTTTCTGTTCAGACAGTTTCTTTTCTAACTCTAACTTATTTTTTACATTTCTTATCAATAGTCTCAGCTCGTTCAGTTCAAATGGCTTTGATATGTAGTCATAGGCTCCCAACTTTATTGCCTCTACAGCTGTATCAGAAGACGCAAATGCTGTGATAATCACAACTTCTGTTTTTGGGTTTCTCTCTTTCATCTTTTTCAGAACATCTATACCAGAACAACCGGGAAGTCTTAGATCAACAAATGCGAGGTCATAATAGTTTTCCTCTATGAGATTGAAGGCAGAAGAACAATCTGATGCTTTTGATACAGTAAAACCAAACTCCTCAAGAAGTATCTCCATTATTTCCTGTATATTTTTTTCATCATCTACTACTATTGCTTTCATTTTCCCTCCCTACAGGAAAGATAAGAACAAACTTTGAACCCCCAAGCTCACTATCTTCAACAAATATACTTCCTCCATTTTCCATAACAACTTTTTTGGCTATTGCAAGACCCAAACCTGTCCCACCTTCACTCTTTGTGAAAAATGGGTCGAATATCTTTTCCTTATCTTCATCTTTAATCCCGGGACCATCGTCTTCCACCTCAATAAATAACTTTTCGCTTGTTCCATAAACATTTATCACAACGGAGTTTTCTGCCCATCTGACAGCATTCTTCAAAACATTTGAAACAGCAGACTCAAATCCTTTCTCATCTATAAAGATGTATGGACTTCCCACAACATTGAGTTTTACAATTCCTTTTTTATCATACAGATTCACTATTCTGTTTAACATATCTTTCACATTTATTTTTATTTTCTCTGCTTCCCTTGGTCTGGACAGGAGAAGAAAATCAGATAAAAGTCTGTTCAGCCTTGTTGATTCTTCTTTTATCATATTTATCAGCTTTGGATTGATATTCCCCTCAGACAAAAGGTCCGCCGCCGCCTTTATAGAAGAAAGAGGATTTCTTATCTCATGGGCAAGTTCTGCACTCATTCTGTAAAGTTTCTTGTACAGCTGACTTTCCCTTTTTTCCTCTTCTAACTTTTTGATGTATCTCTGCTGTTTTTCCATCTCTTTTTTAAGTTTTATTCCTGCAGTTGTAATAACAATAAATGCAAAGCTATTCAGGACAAAATTAAGATAACCTGTCTGTTGATACTCATTGTAAAATGTAAATATGAGGAGATACTCTATTATTGTGATAATGGAAACTGTATAGGCATAAACTGATCTGAAGCTAAATCCAGAAAAAAACAGTGGAAACAGGTAGAGTATAGAAAAGTATTTCAGACGGCTAAAATCTGTAAATATAAAGCCAGATATAAATGTTACATCAAGGATTGTATCAAAAATTGTTGTTCTGCTGATAAATATAGTTAGAAAACTGATTCCTGTATAGATAAAAAGTATAAATGCTGAAACAATCTGGGATGAATTTCTTATTCCTTCCGTCCCTGCAAACACACTGAATGTTACAAGAAGAGCAAAAGAAAATAAAAATCTAAATATCTTATAGTTAGAAAAAGTATGCTCTAACTGCACATAATATACCTGCTAATCAGATTTTCTCATTATTACAGCTCTACCCTTTGCAATTTCATCAATAGCTATAACTGTTTTCTTCAGTGGAATACCCTCTTCTGTTACATAACTCTCTGCACCTGTTTCATAAAGTTCCTTTGCAAGTTTTGCTGCAGCATGAACAAGCTCATATCTATTGTTAACTCTTTTTAATGCCTGTTCAATTAATGGTCTCTTACTCAAAAGCATACCTCCAGTTGATTTTTCCAGATAGTATAATATATCACTCTTCGTTTTTCAGTTCCATATATGTCAGCTTCAACACAAAATAGATGAACAATCCTGAAGTTATCCCCAGGATGTCAGCAGTTACGTCTCCGAACTCAGCAGACCTGTATGGAAGAAAATACTGAACAAACTCAATAAAGACACTCAGAAAAAGAGAATAAAAGAAGTTTCCCCAGTAAGACGTTTTATAGGCCTCTTTAAATAAAATGGAAAATACAAAAAACTCAACAAAATGGTTTATTTTATCGGATGTTGGCAGCTCTACACCTAACGGTGCAAAGGAAAATAAAAGCATAAACACCAGATAAACCCAGAATACTGTTTTAATCATTCCACTCATCTTTTAATAATCTCTTTAGCTTTTCATCTTTTATTAATTTTAGAGAAAATCTTTCTGTTTTGTGTCTATGTGAAATTATAATACATTTTACATCATTCTTTGCCTTTTCTAAGACATCATTAACTACAACATAATCATACCTTTTATACTGTGGTATCTCTTTTTTTGCTGTCTCTATCCTTTTTTTTATCTCTTCAGGACTGTCTCCTCTATTTTCCATCCTTTTTATTAGTTCATCCAGTGAGGGAGGAAGAAGAAAAATAGAAACCACATCACTTTTTTTCGATTTTATCTGGAGCATACCCTGAACATCAATAACGAGGAGAAGGTCAAAACCTTTTGATAGCTCCTTTTCTACCTCTTCTTTAGGAGTTCCGTAGTAATTTCCATGAACAACAGCGTACTCTAAGAATTTTCCTTCTTCTATCCTTTTTTTAAACTCATCTTCTGTAAGAAAGTAGTAATCAACTCCATCCTTTTCTCCAGTCCTTGGTTTCCTCGTAGTACATGTTATGACTCTTTTGAGATTTGGAATTTCCTTTATGAGAAGGTTTGCAATAGTAGTCTTGCCCCCTCCAGCAGGAGAGGACAGTATAAAAAGTTCCCCTTTCATTTATCTCCCAACACCTGCGATGAGAAGGGAGCTAAGTATCTGTGATATGTCCCAGAAAACAGTTGGATATATACCTAATATGAGTATAAATACTGCCATAAACGCCAGTGTAAACGCTTCCCCGACAGATAGTTCAACCTTAGCTTTACTTTTTGGCTCATGCATATACATGTATATCACAACCCTTAAGTAATAACCTGCAGATACTATACTCATAACTACAAGGACAACAGCAAGCCACCATATGTCAGAATTAATAAGGGCAATAAACACACCAAGCTTTCCAAAGAAACCTACCGTTGGCGGAATACCGAGCATAGAGAACATAAATATCAGCATAAACAGAGCAAGAACTGGACTTCTCTTTGCAAGACCTCTGAAATCATTGATGTTGTTATTCCAGCCGTGCTGTCTTTCCATTGCAGATAGGAAAATAAAACCTCCTAAGCCCATAAATATATAAACGAGGGAGTAAAAAATCAAAGCTGTAAATGCAGCTCCTGTAGGTGCTGCCATGGCAGCCAGTATATAACCTGAATGGGCAATAGAGGAGTAGGCAAGCATTCTCTTAACATTTTCCTGCCTTAAAGCCACAAAATTACCAAAAATCATAGAAGCTGCCGCAAGAAGTGCCCATCCTGTATTCCACACTTCGTATGCAAATGGGAATGCCTCCACCATAACTCTCAGTATTACGGCAAATACAGATATCTTGGCTGCAACAGCCATAAAAGCTGTTATAGGAGTTGGAGCTCCCTGATATGAGTCAGGCGTCC contains the following coding sequences:
- the rpoZ gene encoding DNA-directed RNA polymerase subunit omega — its product is MLLSKRPLIEQALKRVNNRYELVHAAAKLAKELYETGAESYVTEEGIPLKKTVIAIDEIAKGRAVIMRKSD
- a CDS encoding NADH-quinone oxidoreductase subunit N; translation: MSVLQEIVAGLGVPNFKVLVPEIIILITAFLVFAIELLTRARFAITVVTAVGLFLAAIPTLTMEQGDITFYGLYIVDSFSLTFKFFLILSTFFVVIVLRPYLEAKNTYYGEYYYLILFSLLGMMMMVSAPNLITFYMGIELASISIYILAGMFKKDYLSKEGAFKYLILGGTGTAVISYGIALVYGRTGSFDFATIANTINSDNLDVGAVAGIVILIIGLALKASSVPFHFWTPDSYQGAPTPITAFMAVAAKISVFAVILRVMVEAFPFAYEVWNTGWALLAAASMIFGNFVALRQENVKRMLAYSSIAHSGYILAAMAAPTGAAFTALIFYSLVYIFMGLGGFIFLSAMERQHGWNNNINDFRGLAKRSPVLALFMLIFMFSMLGIPPTVGFFGKLGVFIALINSDIWWLAVVLVVMSIVSAGYYLRVVIYMYMHEPKSKAKVELSVGEAFTLAFMAVFILILGIYPTVFWDISQILSSLLIAGVGR
- a CDS encoding sigma-54-dependent transcriptional regulator is translated as MKAIVVDDEKNIQEIMEILLEEFGFTVSKASDCSSAFNLIEENYYDLAFVDLRLPGCSGIDVLKKMKERNPKTEVVIITAFASSDTAVEAIKLGAYDYISKPFELNELRLLIRNVKNKLELEKKLSEQKDEKFEELIGKSPAIKIVKETVEKIAPYDINVLIVGESGTGKEIVAKTIHKLSNRADRPFVAINCASLPEELLESELFGYRKGAFTGATSDKKGLIEEANGGTLFLDEIGEMPISLQAKLLRFIETRKIRPLGSVKEIDVDVRIISATNRNLEEEINEGSFREDLYYRLSTITIKMPSLKERREDIPLLVESILKQLKNKYKKDIKKISPEFLNYLMHYDFKGNIRELKNILEKAVILSEGEELNIPFVSSTNMNSIYIDDPEEKFTVKIFPDEGIELKKVLSNIERALIEKALEVSEGNKTKAADILGLTFREFRYRYGKYFSSGE
- a CDS encoding VanZ family protein — encoded protein: MIKTVFWVYLVFMLLFSFAPLGVELPTSDKINHFVEFFVFSILFKEAYKTSYWGNFFYSLFLSVFIEFVQYFLPYRSAEFGDVTADILGITSGLFIYFVLKLTYMELKNEE
- the gmk gene encoding guanylate kinase, whose protein sequence is MKGELFILSSPAGGGKTTIANLLIKEIPNLKRVITCTTRKPRTGEKDGVDYYFLTEDEFKKRIEEGKFLEYAVVHGNYYGTPKEEVEKELSKGFDLLLVIDVQGMLQIKSKKSDVVSIFLLPPSLDELIKRMENRGDSPEEIKKRIETAKKEIPQYKRYDYVVVNDVLEKAKNDVKCIIISHRHKTERFSLKLIKDEKLKRLLKDEWND
- the lysS gene encoding lysine--tRNA ligase, producing the protein MPEEVIESRKKLVQMLKKEGVNPYPHKFEVTETLDSVRKKYERPVPEEKFRIKGKIKRVSKREDKYIIRLSDLSEPVEIQVIIPQSAGRFSPNMEITFEGILKRIDGKLTLLAEKLSEEGEPVYQIKSRFDIDPQRESVSVAGRLIALRDQGKAAFGHLQDADGKLQIYFRKDTLGEEKYNQAMELLDVGDIVGVKGELFRTMTGELTVEVKDFQLLAKSLRALPEKWHGLKDVELRYRHRYIDLIANPKAREIFKIRSKAIKSLREFLESKGFMEVETPILQSVASGAMARPFITHHNALDMDMYLRIAPELYLKMLVVGGFNRVYEIGRNFRNEGIDTTHNPEFTMVEFYAAYMDYYDLMELTEELMRKILLDTVGTLKITWEGVELDFSKPFRRLPFFDALKEKTGKDKQFFLDENSAREFAKEVGIPKAETLTHLKLLDKLFEHFIEEDLIQPTFVTDFPKILSPLAKTHRDDPDLVERFELIVNKQEIANAYTELNDPEDQRERFLQQLKEKAAGDEEAMDIDENFLMALEYGLPPTGGEGIGIDRLVMMLTDSSSIREVILFPTLRPEGD
- a CDS encoding ATP-binding protein; its protein translation is MQLEHTFSNYKIFRFLFSFALLVTFSVFAGTEGIRNSSQIVSAFILFIYTGISFLTIFISRTTIFDTILDVTFISGFIFTDFSRLKYFSILYLFPLFFSGFSFRSVYAYTVSIITIIEYLLIFTFYNEYQQTGYLNFVLNSFAFIVITTAGIKLKKEMEKQQRYIKKLEEEKRESQLYKKLYRMSAELAHEIRNPLSSIKAAADLLSEGNINPKLINMIKEESTRLNRLLSDFLLLSRPREAEKIKINVKDMLNRIVNLYDKKGIVKLNVVGSPYIFIDEKGFESAVSNVLKNAVRWAENSVVINVYGTSEKLFIEVEDDGPGIKDEDKEKIFDPFFTKSEGGTGLGLAIAKKVVMENGGSIFVEDSELGGSKFVLIFPVGRENESNSSR